In one window of Haemophilus parainfluenzae DNA:
- a CDS encoding phosphodiester glycosidase family protein, whose protein sequence is MKKTIRFLTALLGGLSLLMSVSALAEYRTFNDGNITYGIFQAKPEEVQLHWKDAEGNDYQSLTRLKNALEDSYNVKMIMNAGIYSMNNVPAGLWIEQGKELNALNTKAGKGNFHVQPNGVFAIAGNKPYILTTAAYQKSKLKPDFALQSGPMLIIHGKMNPQFRASLESYHKRNAVCLTKQNELLFLMTIKGESNLYTLSQGLLKIGCHDALYLDGTISNWYIPGQFNTLHWKRFVGMISVLDVNKK, encoded by the coding sequence ATGAAAAAAACGATTAGATTTTTGACCGCACTTTTAGGTGGCTTATCGCTATTGATGAGTGTATCAGCCCTAGCAGAATATCGAACCTTTAATGATGGCAATATTACTTACGGGATTTTCCAAGCTAAACCTGAAGAAGTTCAGCTACATTGGAAGGATGCTGAAGGTAACGATTATCAAAGTTTAACGCGTCTCAAAAATGCCTTAGAAGATAGCTATAACGTAAAAATGATCATGAATGCGGGTATTTATAGCATGAATAATGTACCTGCAGGGTTATGGATTGAGCAAGGAAAAGAGCTCAATGCGTTAAATACAAAAGCAGGCAAAGGTAATTTCCATGTGCAGCCTAATGGGGTATTCGCCATTGCTGGAAATAAACCCTACATTTTAACAACCGCCGCGTATCAGAAAAGCAAACTCAAACCAGATTTTGCGTTGCAATCAGGCCCGATGTTAATTATTCATGGAAAAATGAATCCACAATTTCGAGCAAGCCTAGAAAGCTATCATAAGCGTAATGCAGTGTGTTTGACAAAACAAAATGAATTACTTTTCTTGATGACGATAAAAGGTGAGTCTAACCTTTATACCTTAAGCCAAGGTTTGCTGAAAATAGGTTGTCATGACGCCTTATATCTTGATGGAACAATATCTAATTGGTACATTCCAGGGCAATTTAACACCTTGCATTGGAAGCGTTTTGTTGGAATGATCTCCGTTCTTGATGTGAACAAAAAATAG
- a CDS encoding class I SAM-dependent methyltransferase, producing the protein MKIGLTLNWKAKWHKPLLSPESWQVLPQGEAYCNVLTHYFAQWTPKILGYQILKVGALSGEIAFDLPLRHQIVLAEKTAHFPTALLNESDSLIQASPLALPFIEKEIDACLLANVLNFAQDPHQILREAHRVLKDDGWMFITLFNPMSPLLFKSKLGEFKFRQYATWRVIDWLSLLNFDVIAEERLSIKQEKSTLCSPLTVIVAQKRTYPLTLNPEKARSKMPAFLEPAGAFKEIRTE; encoded by the coding sequence ATGAAAATAGGATTAACATTGAATTGGAAAGCCAAATGGCATAAACCACTTCTTTCACCTGAAAGTTGGCAAGTGTTACCACAAGGTGAAGCCTATTGTAACGTATTAACACATTATTTTGCCCAATGGACACCAAAAATTTTAGGCTATCAAATTCTGAAAGTCGGTGCATTAAGTGGCGAAATTGCCTTTGACTTGCCTTTACGTCATCAAATTGTGTTAGCTGAAAAAACAGCGCATTTTCCTACCGCACTTTTAAATGAAAGTGATAGTTTGATTCAAGCCTCGCCATTAGCGTTGCCTTTTATTGAAAAAGAAATAGATGCTTGCTTGCTGGCGAACGTCTTAAATTTTGCACAAGATCCTCACCAAATATTGCGTGAAGCACATCGTGTTTTAAAGGATGACGGCTGGATGTTCATCACATTATTTAATCCGATGAGTCCATTACTTTTCAAATCCAAATTAGGTGAGTTTAAATTCCGACAATATGCCACTTGGCGAGTCATTGATTGGTTATCATTATTAAACTTTGATGTGATTGCAGAAGAAAGACTATCCATAAAACAAGAAAAGAGCACGCTCTGCTCTCCGCTCACGGTCATCGTCGCCCAAAAACGAACTTATCCTTTAACACTAAATCCAGAGAAAGCGCGATCAAAAATGCCGGCGTTTTTAGAGCCGGCAGGTGCATTTAAAGAAATAAGAACAGAATAA
- the gloB gene encoding hydroxyacylglutathione hydrolase, with the protein MLVPIPALNDNYIWLYRRENFPVIVIDIPEITRLIPYLESNKLDVEAVLLTHNHDDHVQGVAEFKQYYPNVPVFGPTECANKGATNIVDSGVINTAHYHIEVLPSGGHTAGHVSYLVDGHLFCGDALFSGGCGRVFTGNFAQMFESMQRFNQLPDETVVCPAHEYTLGNLAFAETVLTDKSAIENQRVLVERYRAEGKPSLPTTIGLEKQINPFLQAKNLDEFTQWRLAKDKF; encoded by the coding sequence ATGCTAGTTCCTATTCCTGCACTCAATGATAACTATATTTGGCTTTATAGACGAGAAAATTTCCCCGTAATTGTGATCGATATCCCAGAAATAACCCGTTTAATTCCGTATTTAGAATCGAATAAGTTAGACGTAGAAGCGGTGTTATTAACCCATAATCACGATGATCATGTGCAAGGTGTCGCGGAGTTTAAGCAGTATTATCCCAATGTGCCTGTTTTCGGTCCAACAGAATGTGCAAATAAAGGGGCAACCAATATCGTGGATAGTGGTGTGATTAATACGGCACATTATCATATTGAAGTTTTGCCAAGCGGTGGTCATACGGCAGGGCATGTCAGTTATTTGGTGGATGGGCATCTATTTTGCGGTGATGCGTTATTTTCTGGTGGTTGTGGACGCGTATTCACGGGAAATTTTGCTCAAATGTTTGAATCTATGCAACGTTTTAACCAATTACCAGATGAAACCGTGGTTTGCCCGGCTCATGAATATACGCTGGGCAATTTAGCTTTTGCGGAAACCGTATTGACAGATAAAAGTGCGATTGAAAATCAACGTGTTTTAGTGGAGCGTTATCGGGCAGAGGGCAAGCCGAGTTTGCCGACAACAATTGGATTAGAGAAACAAATTAACCCGTTTTTACAAGCAAAAAATTTAGACGAATTTACACAATGGCGTTTAGCTAAAGATAAGTTTTAA
- a CDS encoding phosphoribosylaminoimidazolesuccinocarboxamide synthase translates to MTQLSLKKIYSGKVRDLYEIDDKRMLMVASDRLSAFDVILDDPIPRKGEILTQISNFWFNKLAHIMPNHFTGDSVYDVLPKEEADSVKDRAVVCKRLNPIKIESIVRGYLTGSGLKDYKQTGTICGLKLPEGLVEASKLPEPIFTPSSKEEVGNHDINISYEECEKAIGAELAAQVREKAIALYTEAAKYALTKGIIICDTKFEFGLDENGTLTLMDEVLTPDSSRFWSVDTYKEGTNPPSFDKQFVRDWLEQSGWNKQPPAPKVPKEVIEKTVAKYQEALDLLTK, encoded by the coding sequence ATGACACAACTTAGTCTAAAAAAAATCTATTCGGGAAAAGTGCGTGATCTTTATGAGATCGATGATAAACGGATGTTAATGGTAGCCAGTGACCGTTTGTCTGCATTTGATGTGATTTTAGATGATCCTATTCCACGCAAAGGTGAAATTCTGACTCAAATTTCCAATTTTTGGTTCAATAAGTTAGCCCATATTATGCCGAATCATTTTACAGGCGATTCAGTTTATGATGTGTTACCAAAAGAAGAAGCTGATTCAGTAAAAGATAGAGCAGTGGTTTGCAAACGTTTGAATCCAATTAAAATTGAGTCTATCGTGCGTGGTTATTTAACGGGGAGTGGGCTAAAAGATTATAAGCAAACGGGTACCATTTGTGGTTTGAAATTGCCAGAAGGATTAGTTGAGGCAAGTAAATTACCAGAGCCGATTTTCACACCATCAAGTAAAGAAGAAGTAGGCAATCACGATATCAATATCAGCTATGAAGAATGTGAAAAAGCAATTGGCGCAGAGTTAGCGGCACAAGTGAGAGAAAAAGCGATTGCGCTTTATACTGAGGCTGCCAAATATGCGCTGACTAAAGGGATTATTATTTGTGATACCAAATTTGAATTCGGTTTAGATGAAAATGGCACACTTACTTTAATGGATGAGGTATTAACACCAGATTCTAGTCGTTTTTGGTCAGTTGATACTTATAAAGAAGGAACAAATCCGCCCTCATTTGATAAGCAATTTGTACGAGATTGGTTAGAGCAAAGTGGTTGGAATAAACAACCGCCAGCGCCTAAAGTACCAAAAGAAGTGATTGAAAAAACAGTTGCTAAATATCAAGAGGCGTTGGATTTATTAACAAAATAA
- a CDS encoding YegP family protein: MAQGFYELKVAKDGQFMFNLKAANGQVILTSELYKTKASAENGIASVQKNGVDAKNFEYRVAKNDKPYFILKAANHQEIGRSQYYSSQAAAEKGVESVINNASSAVIKEVTE, encoded by the coding sequence ATGGCTCAAGGATTTTATGAATTAAAAGTGGCTAAAGACGGACAATTTATGTTCAACTTAAAAGCTGCAAACGGACAAGTTATTTTAACTAGCGAACTTTATAAAACAAAAGCATCAGCTGAAAACGGTATTGCTTCAGTGCAAAAAAATGGTGTGGATGCGAAAAACTTTGAATATCGCGTAGCGAAAAATGACAAACCTTACTTCATTTTAAAAGCGGCTAACCACCAAGAAATTGGCCGTAGCCAATATTATTCTTCTCAAGCTGCAGCAGAAAAGGGCGTTGAGTCAGTTATTAATAACGCATCTTCTGCAGTAATCAAAGAAGTCACAGAATAA
- the prfC gene encoding peptide chain release factor 3, which yields MSYPLEEVNKRRTFAIISRPDAGKTTITEKVLLYGNAIQKAGSVKGKGSAQHAKSDWMEMEKQRGISITTSVMQFPYNECLVNLLDTPGHEDFSEDTYRTLTAVDSCLMVIDSAKGVEERTIKLMEVTRLRDTPIITFMNKLDRDIRDPMELLDEVESVLKIHCAPITWPIGCGKLFKGVYHLYKDETYLYQSGQGSTIQEVRIVKGLNSPELDAAVGDDLAQQLRDELELVKGASNEFDLDLFLSGELTPVFFGTALGNFGVDHFLDGLTEWAPAPQARQADTRKVSAEEEKFSGFVFKIQANMDPKHRDRVAFLRVVSGKYEKGMKLKHVRIGKDVVISDALTFMAGDRTHADEAYAGDIIGLHNHGTIQIGDTFTQGEDLKFTGIPNFAPELFRRIRLKDPLKQKQLLKGLVQLSEEGAVQVFRPLSNNDLIVGAVGVLQFDVVVSRLKSEYNVEAIYETVNVATARWVECADNKKFEEFKRKNEQNLALDGGDNLTYIAPTMVNLNLAQERYPDVTFFKTREH from the coding sequence ATGAGTTATCCATTAGAAGAAGTGAATAAACGTCGCACATTTGCGATTATTTCCCGCCCTGACGCAGGTAAAACCACCATCACCGAAAAAGTATTGTTATACGGCAATGCCATTCAAAAAGCGGGCTCTGTTAAAGGTAAAGGCTCTGCACAGCATGCAAAATCTGACTGGATGGAAATGGAAAAACAACGTGGTATTTCCATTACGACTTCCGTGATGCAATTCCCTTACAATGAGTGCTTAGTGAATTTATTGGATACACCGGGGCATGAGGATTTCTCGGAAGATACCTACCGCACTTTGACGGCTGTGGATAGCTGCTTAATGGTTATCGACTCGGCAAAAGGGGTTGAGGAACGTACAATCAAATTAATGGAAGTTACTCGCTTACGAGATACGCCAATTATCACTTTCATGAATAAACTTGACCGTGATATTCGCGATCCAATGGAATTATTAGATGAAGTGGAAAGCGTATTAAAAATCCATTGTGCACCGATTACTTGGCCGATTGGTTGCGGTAAATTATTTAAAGGGGTTTATCATTTATATAAAGATGAAACCTATCTTTATCAAAGTGGACAAGGCTCGACTATTCAAGAAGTACGAATCGTGAAAGGCTTAAATAGTCCAGAATTAGACGCTGCCGTAGGTGATGACTTAGCCCAACAACTGCGTGATGAATTAGAGCTAGTAAAAGGTGCAAGTAATGAATTTGATTTGGATTTATTCTTAAGTGGTGAATTGACGCCAGTCTTTTTCGGTACTGCATTAGGTAACTTTGGCGTCGATCATTTCTTGGATGGTTTAACCGAATGGGCGCCTGCACCACAAGCTCGCCAAGCAGATACTCGTAAAGTTTCAGCAGAAGAAGAAAAATTCAGCGGTTTCGTGTTTAAAATCCAAGCCAATATGGATCCAAAACACCGTGACCGCGTGGCTTTTCTTCGTGTAGTTTCTGGCAAATATGAAAAAGGCATGAAACTTAAACACGTGCGTATTGGTAAAGATGTGGTTATTTCCGATGCGCTCACCTTTATGGCAGGAGATCGTACTCATGCTGATGAAGCCTATGCTGGCGATATTATCGGCTTACACAATCATGGCACAATTCAAATTGGCGATACCTTCACACAAGGTGAAGATCTGAAATTTACCGGTATTCCAAACTTTGCCCCTGAATTATTCCGTCGCATTCGTTTGAAAGATCCTCTTAAACAAAAACAATTGTTGAAAGGCTTAGTACAACTTTCTGAAGAAGGTGCTGTGCAAGTATTCCGTCCATTAAGCAATAATGATTTGATTGTTGGCGCGGTCGGTGTATTACAGTTTGACGTGGTTGTTTCGCGTTTGAAATCTGAATATAACGTTGAAGCCATTTACGAAACTGTCAACGTCGCAACGGCTCGTTGGGTGGAATGTGCGGATAACAAAAAATTTGAAGAATTCAAACGTAAAAATGAGCAAAACCTAGCATTAGATGGTGGGGATAATCTCACTTATATCGCACCGACTATGGTAAACCTAAACCTTGCACAAGAACGTTATCCTGATGTGACCTTCTTTAAAACAAGGGAACATTAA
- a CDS encoding SDR family oxidoreductase: protein MKSVAIVGLGWLGLPLAQHLKKLGWRVKGSKQSLADAQRLHRLGIEAYPFSFSEKMNSLPDNIQSLFDVDALIITLPPSRFSSQQYCEHLAFLANQAKKQGVQHLIFTSSTSVFPDISGQFDESSQPSAETEIGKTLIKAEQCLFQSEISHCDILRLAGLIGKQRHPVKFLAGKRNLKQGNSPVNLVHLEDCIQAITALLINPNGLRTYHLCAPIHPTREEYYTKAAACYDLFTPQFECSDSDPKRIIMADKICRDLGFAYRYPNPDDMLEKRSDF, encoded by the coding sequence ATGAAATCTGTTGCGATAGTTGGTTTAGGTTGGTTAGGTTTACCGCTGGCGCAACACTTAAAAAAACTCGGTTGGCGTGTAAAAGGCTCAAAACAATCCTTAGCGGATGCTCAACGATTGCATCGGTTAGGCATTGAAGCTTATCCTTTTTCTTTTTCAGAAAAAATGAATAGTTTGCCTGATAATATTCAATCTCTTTTTGATGTGGATGCCCTCATTATCACCTTACCACCTAGTCGTTTTTCTTCTCAACAGTATTGTGAACATCTTGCTTTTTTAGCTAATCAAGCAAAAAAACAAGGTGTACAGCACTTGATTTTTACCAGTTCAACTTCTGTTTTTCCTGATATATCGGGACAATTCGATGAAAGTTCTCAACCTTCAGCTGAAACAGAAATTGGCAAAACACTGATAAAAGCCGAGCAGTGCTTGTTCCAATCAGAAATATCTCATTGCGATATTCTTCGACTTGCAGGATTAATTGGTAAACAACGCCATCCGGTTAAATTTTTAGCAGGAAAACGCAATTTAAAACAGGGCAATTCACCTGTTAATTTGGTGCATCTTGAAGATTGCATTCAAGCTATTACTGCCTTACTTATAAATCCAAATGGATTGCGAACTTACCATCTTTGCGCCCCAATTCATCCTACTCGAGAAGAATATTACACAAAAGCAGCTGCATGTTATGATTTATTCACACCACAATTTGAATGTAGTGATTCGGATCCTAAACGAATCATTATGGCAGATAAAATTTGTCGAGATTTAGGCTTCGCTTATCGTTATCCAAATCCCGATGATATGTTAGAAAAGCGCAGTGATTTTTGA